A region from the Flavobacteriales bacterium genome encodes:
- a CDS encoding universal stress protein: MAIRSLLVPYDFSDCATDALRVAAKIARLTGATIDVVHVYEQMTDFHTGNQKKRDEIEEKLEKVPHLPFLKGIELKKFMLRQLTVTDIFKNNNLSHVDLVVMGSHGAKGAKALVGSNTQKIVRIAPMPVLVIKHHVEDFQVKDLVYASNFTEVDVVKFDAFQPVLDLFDPKVHLLKVNTPKSFERSEDTGKAIDRFLQRHPLKKYSATIYNDLSIEEGILNFARSIDADMIAMATHGRTGFFHVVNGSLTEDIVNRTTFPVLSVKL; this comes from the coding sequence ATGGCCATCCGTTCCCTGTTGGTTCCCTACGATTTCAGCGATTGCGCCACCGATGCCCTGCGCGTGGCCGCCAAGATCGCACGGCTCACCGGTGCCACCATCGATGTTGTGCACGTCTACGAACAGATGACCGATTTCCACACCGGGAACCAGAAAAAGCGCGACGAGATCGAGGAAAAGCTCGAGAAGGTGCCGCACCTGCCGTTCCTCAAGGGCATTGAACTGAAGAAGTTCATGCTGAGACAATTGACCGTCACGGACATCTTCAAGAACAACAACCTATCACATGTGGACCTGGTTGTTATGGGAAGCCATGGTGCCAAGGGAGCAAAAGCGCTGGTAGGCAGCAACACGCAGAAGATCGTGCGCATAGCTCCCATGCCTGTGCTCGTCATCAAGCACCACGTGGAGGATTTCCAGGTGAAGGACCTTGTGTACGCGAGCAACTTCACCGAGGTTGACGTGGTCAAGTTCGATGCCTTCCAACCGGTGCTGGACCTCTTCGATCCCAAGGTCCATTTGCTGAAAGTGAACACGCCAAAGAGCTTTGAAAGGAGCGAAGACACGGGCAAAGCCATTGACCGCTTCCTTCAACGTCACCCATTGAAGAAGTACTCTGCCACCATCTACAACGACCTGAGCATCGAAGAGGGCATTCTCAACTTCGCCCGCAGCATCGATGCGGACATGATCGCAATGGCCACGCATGGGCGCACGGGTTTCTTCCATGTCGTGAACGGCAGCCTCACGGAGGACATCGTCAACCGGACGACCTTCCCGGTGCTGAGCGTGAAGCTCTAG
- a CDS encoding citrate synthase — translation MSEKATIILDGKTYELPVYVGSEGEKAIDIAKLRDLSGHVTLDFGYKNTGATTSAITFLDGEEGILRYRGYPIEQLAEKSSFIEVSYLLLNGELPTPKQLEEFEGNIRYHSLVHEDMKRFFEFFPNNAHPMGILSAMVNSLSTFYPKSQDPHRPSKDVERTIFRLIAKMPTLAAISYKNNLGHPYMYPNNKLGYVENFLYMMFGMPTEEYVVDKDVASALNTLLILHADHEQNCSASTVRMVGSSQANLYSAVSAGIAALWGPLHGGANQEVIEMLEAIRNDGSDLEKWVNKAKDKNDPFRLFGFGHRVYKNFDPRAQIIKKACDDVLKKMGVNDPVLDIAKQLEEIALKDDYFIERKLYPNVDFYSGIIYRAIGIPTRMFTVMFALGRLPGWIAQWKEMVENKEPIGRPRQIYTGKTKRDYVAIKERK, via the coding sequence ATGAGCGAGAAGGCCACGATCATCTTGGACGGAAAGACCTACGAACTGCCCGTTTACGTGGGCTCGGAGGGGGAGAAGGCCATCGACATCGCCAAGTTGCGCGACCTCAGCGGGCACGTCACCCTGGATTTCGGCTACAAGAACACCGGTGCCACCACCAGCGCCATCACGTTCCTTGACGGTGAAGAGGGCATCCTTCGCTACCGCGGTTATCCCATAGAACAACTTGCCGAGAAGAGCAGCTTCATCGAGGTGAGCTACTTGCTGCTGAACGGCGAATTGCCCACTCCTAAGCAACTGGAGGAGTTCGAAGGCAACATCCGCTATCACTCGCTGGTGCATGAGGACATGAAGCGCTTCTTCGAGTTCTTCCCGAACAACGCGCACCCCATGGGCATCCTCAGCGCCATGGTGAACTCGCTCAGCACGTTCTACCCCAAGAGCCAGGACCCGCACCGGCCGAGCAAAGACGTGGAGCGCACGATCTTCCGCCTCATTGCCAAGATGCCGACACTGGCAGCCATCAGTTACAAGAACAATCTAGGGCACCCGTACATGTACCCCAACAACAAGTTGGGCTACGTAGAGAACTTCCTCTACATGATGTTCGGCATGCCGACAGAGGAGTACGTGGTGGACAAGGATGTGGCCAGCGCGCTGAACACTTTGCTGATCCTGCATGCCGACCACGAACAGAACTGCAGCGCCAGCACGGTGCGCATGGTGGGCAGCAGTCAGGCCAACCTTTACAGCGCGGTCAGCGCCGGTATCGCCGCGCTTTGGGGCCCTTTGCACGGTGGCGCCAACCAAGAGGTGATCGAGATGCTCGAAGCCATCCGCAACGATGGCAGCGATCTGGAGAAGTGGGTGAACAAGGCAAAGGACAAGAACGATCCGTTCCGCCTCTTTGGCTTCGGCCACCGTGTGTACAAGAACTTCGATCCGCGTGCACAGATCATCAAGAAGGCCTGCGATGACGTGCTGAAGAAGATGGGTGTGAACGACCCCGTCCTCGATATCGCCAAGCAGCTGGAGGAGATCGCGCTGAAGGACGATTACTTCATTGAGCGCAAGTTGTACCCGAACGTGGACTTCTACAGCGGTATCATCTACCGCGCCATCGGTATCCCTACGCGCATGTTCACCGTGATGTTCGCACTGGGCCGCCTGCCCGGCTGGATCGCGCAATGGAAGGAGATGGTGGAGAACAAGGAACCCATCGGCCGCCCCCGCCAGATCTACACCGGCAAGACGAAGCGCGATTACGTGGCGATCAAGGAGAGGAAGTAG
- a CDS encoding DUF1987 domain-containing protein gives MEALRIEATAKTPAVRFEPTKGELEVAGCSIHENADGFYGPLWERVDAYCSAPAAKTSVKVKLEYFNSSSAKYLLDIFKRLDDLHAAGGSKVMLEWYFEEGDLDMQEAGNDYKGLLDMPVRVVER, from the coding sequence ATGGAGGCACTGCGCATTGAAGCCACCGCCAAGACACCGGCCGTGCGGTTCGAGCCGACGAAGGGCGAACTCGAAGTGGCCGGGTGCAGCATCCATGAGAACGCGGACGGCTTCTACGGTCCTTTGTGGGAACGCGTCGACGCGTACTGCTCAGCTCCGGCTGCAAAGACCTCTGTAAAGGTGAAACTGGAGTACTTCAACAGCAGCAGCGCCAAGTACCTCTTGGACATTTTCAAGCGGCTGGACGACCTGCATGCCGCCGGGGGCAGCAAAGTCATGCTTGAATGGTACTTCGAGGAAGGCGACCTCGACATGCAAGAGGCCGGCAACGATTACAAAGGC